TGATGAGGTCAAAACCTCCACGCCGAACGCAGCGCGCCATTGGCGCACCCATGTTGCCGGCGCCGATGAAGGCGACTGTTTTGATGGATTTCATGAGCGCTGCTCCGCCTAGACACCCAGGTCCAGGTCGAACCGGGGAGCGCGGCGCTCTTGCAATGCGCTCACTCCCTCCCGCGCCTCGGGGCTTCCGAAGCCCATGAACTCCAGCGCCAGCGAGGTATCGAAAATGGGTCCGGCCTGACGCAGCCAATTGTTCAGGGCGTACTTGGTCCACCGCATCGCACCCGGCGCGCCTGCCGCGAGCTTCCCGGCGATCTCAAGGGCTTTGTCTTGAAGCGCGTCGTCCTCAACGCACAACGACACGAGACCCAGCGCTTCGGCCTGCGCGCCGCTCACGGGTTCGCACAACATCAGGTGGTATTTGGCCTTGGCCATCCCGCAAAGCAAGGGCCAGATGATGGCCGCATGGTCGCCTGCGGCGACGCCCAGCTTGGTGTGGCCGTCCACAATGCGGGCCGATTTCGCTGCAATCGAGATGTCGGCCAGCAGAGCCGCCACCAGACCCGCGCCCACCGCCGGGCCATGAATGGCGGAGACGATAGGTTTCGAACAGTTGATGATGTTGTAGACCAGGTCTCGGGCTTCTCGCCAGACACGGGCCCTGGCCTTGAAATCGTCGTTGATCTCTTCGAGCATGCGGAAATCACCACCAGCCGAGAACGCACGCCCGGCTCCGCGGATGATCACGGCGCTGACCTCGGGATCGGTGTCGATCTCGCGCCATACCTCCGCCAGTTCGGCGTGCCCCCGGGAATCCAGGGAATTCATGCGCTCGGGGTTGTTCAGCGTCAGGCGCAGAACACGGTCAAGCGGACGGTCGAATTCAATCGCCGTGTAGTTCTGATAACGAAGGTTTTCTGTCATCCTCGACTCCAACTTCAGGTACGTGATTGGGCGGCCGTTTGTCGGCCGTCCGCGTTCTTCTGCGCCGATATGACGCGTGCCTTTCTGCGTAACTGCTGGCGCAATTGTGCGATCCGCACTTGCTTTATCAAAGACCACCGTTGCACCCTTAGTGTGCGCTGATGCACAATGAGCCATGGATACGCACCCCGAATGGAACGACCTCAAAGTTTTTCTGGCTGTCGCACGGCTGGGCACGATCTCCGATGCGGGGGAGAAGCTCGGGATCGAGCACTCCACTGTTTCGCGGCGGATCGACCGGCTGGAAGCGACCTTGCGCGTGGTCTTGTTTGACCGACGCCGCAGCGGCTATTCGCTGACCGATGCTGGCCATGCGCTGATTCCTCACGCGGAAAAAATGGAAAGCGCGCTGTTGGCCGCTGTGGAAGAAAGCCTGGAGGCGGCCGACTTCATCAAAGGCAATGTTCGCGTTGGAACACCGGAAGCATTTGGTATCCACGTGCTTGCCCCGGGGATGGCGCAGTTGCGCCAGAAACATCCCGGACTGCGCATTGAACTGATGGCCCAGCCCCAATTCCCCAGCCTTGTGACCAGGGAAGTCGAAATCCTGGTGACGCTTGATCCGCCGCAGATGGGGCGATACAAGGTCGCGAAGCTGGCGCAGATCGACTACTTCCTTTATTGCTCTCCTGCCTACCGGGACGCCCATCCTCCAATACGTGAACTCAGCGACGTCGCTCAGCACGATTTCCTGGACTACATCCATGATGGTTCGGTCAGTGAGCGCTATCGCGTGCTTGAAGAGCTCGTCCTGGAACCGAATCGATGTTTCAGCTCGAACAGCGTGCTTGCACAGCGCTCGGCCGCAGCGGCTGGGCTGGGGCTTGTCTTGCTTACGCCCTATGTCGCAAACGTGAATAGCGGCGACCTCATCAGCGTTTTTCCTGATAAGCCCCTCATTACGCGGAGCTTATGGATTGCGGCGCCCGAAGATCTGCTGCGGATCAAACGCTACCAGTTCGCTTGGCGATTTATCCGTGAACAGGTCGAATCGCAGCCGGAGCTGTTCCACCCGTCCGCTTGATCGCTGTGCAGAATTGCACAATAAGGTTGCGGCAAATCCATTGTTCCGGCCGCATCGAATCCCTAGTATCTGGGGGGTTACCACCCACTCAACCCCATTTACTTCGGTTAGAGAATGAGAAAGATATATGGAGATGTGGCCGACGCCCTGGACGGGGTCATCACGAACGGCCAAACGATAGCTGTCGGGGGTTTCGGCCTGTGCGGCATTCCTTCAGCATTGATAGAAGGGATGCGTGACAGCGGCGTCGGCAATCTGACTTGCATCAGCAACAACGCTGGCGTTGATGACTTCGGTCTGGGGCTACTACTGCAGTCGCGCCAGGTGAAGCGCATGATCGCGTCGTACGTTGGCGAGAACAAGGAATTCGAAAGACAGTACTTGAGTGGCGAACTGGAGCTGGAGTTCAACCCTCAAGGGACGCTTGCGGAGCGTTTGCGCGCAGGCGGCGCCGGAATTCCCGCGTTTTTCACCAGGACTGGCGTCGGCACTGTCGTCGAGGAAGGCAAAGAGACCAGGCAGTTCGGTGGCCAGACCTACATCATGGAGTTGGCGCTCCGGCCGGATGTCTCGCTGGTGAAAGCAAAGCGTGCAGATCGAGCAGGCAACCTTGTCTTTGCACGCACAGCTCGAAACTTCAATCCCGACGTGGCAATGGCGGGAGCGGTGACGATCGCCGAAGTGGAAGAACTGGTGGAAGAGGGCGAGATCGATCCTGACGATGTGCATCTGCCAGGAATCTTCGTCGATCGTATCGTCGTCGTACCCAACCCGGAAAAGCGCATCGAGCGCAAGAGTTTCCGTTCACGGCCGCAGTAAGGAGAATTTGCGATGGCTTGGACACATGACCAAATGGCAGCGCGCGCCGCACAGGAACTGCACGACGGCGACTACGTGAATCTGGGAATAGGCTTACCCACGAAAGTGGTGCAATACGTGCCTGACGGCATGCAAGTATGGTTGCAGTCCGAAAACGGACTGATCGGCATCGGGCCGCCCCCTTATGAGGACGAAATCGACCCGGACCTTATCGACGCGGCCAAGCAGACGGTGACAACAGCGCCTGGCGCATCCATCTGTTCGTCTTCCATGTCGTTCGCCATGATCCGAGGCGGCCATATGGACCTTACGATCCTGGGAGCCATGCAGGTCAGCGCGCAGGGAGACCTTGCAAACTGGATGATCCCCGGCAAGATGGTCAAAGGCATGGGCGGGGCCATGGATCTTGTTGGTGGCGCGCGCCGGGTCATTGTGCTCATGGAACACAACACGCGTGACGGTGCGATGAAAATTCTGGATCAGTGCTCTTTGCCGCTGACCGGTCGTAGCGTGGTGCACAGGATCATTTCCGACCTGGCGGTGATGGACATCACCGACGAAGGGCTGGTTGTAAAAGAGCTGGCGCCCGGCGTTACGCGCGAGGCATTGCAGGAAAAGTCGGAGCCTCGCCTGGTGTTTGCACTAGGATAGCCGATCTAGGCGCGAGGAGGCGACTGATAGAACGTCTTTGTCCCGAAGTCGACCTCCACGCCTAGACCGATGCCTTCCGGCAGCCGGCCCAGACAGGACTGTTGATGCGATTGGCGCGCTGCACATCAACAGTCGTCCGAAGAATTCGAACGTCGCGACAGAACGCATGGAAGTATGCCCAATCGGCTGTGAAATCGGGTTGCGCTTGGGGCTTTGTTAAGCGGGTGGCTTGGCAGCCCATTGCCGAGTTCGCGTGGTTTTTGGCATTCCGTTACCAAACTCGCACCTTGACCCGCTGCACAAGGTCGCTCACATGTGGGTCGTGGATCCCCCAGCGGGCGAGCGCGTCGTCCAGACGAGTCAAATATTCACGATTACTCCCGAGTGGGCCGCTTGCCATGGCGACATCGGCGGCAACCGCGTTGAGTTCATCTGTCGCACGATATTGGGGGTGCGTCGTTTCGGCGACGAAAGCGATGACCGAAACCCGACGCCCATCCGCCAAACGTGCTTGCGCCCAGACTGGCCGATACAGCCCGTGCACCATTTCACGGATCCACACCAGGCGCTCCGCGCCAACAATTGAGCCTCAAGTGAGGCATTTTTCAAGTTGCTGATTTTACGGCGCATTATCAATGTCGGTTCAAGTGGTTCTGACAATCGGAATCAAGTGTTCGCTTATGGCGGATGCGCTTTCTGGGCGGCATTGCCGAGGCGCTGCTCCAATACAGCAGTGACGAACCTGAGTTACGGCTTCGGCATCTCCTTGCTCGAGTAGTGGCAGTCCAAGCGCGGTCAAAACACACCTCCTGGGCACAAGTCAGTCAGATCGGGATCAGCCAGGAGGAATTGGGCGTAAGCGCCCGGCGAACACATATTGAGCGCGTGCGTTGTCCTCGATAGTGTCCACCACTTTTAGGTGGACACCATGTCGAAGACAGAATTAGCGCCGGTTCCTAAGCGTCGGTCTTATCCGAAGGCGCTGAAGGCCCAGATCGTGGCCCAGTGCAGCCAGCCAGAAACCTCCATTGCCGGCGTGGCGCTGTCACACGGCGTGAACGCGAACCTGGTGCATAAGTGGATTCGCCAGGCCGAACGGCAGGCCCCTGTAGCGCCGACGTTCGTGCCGGTCGCGTTGCCTGCGGTGCCCTCGTCAGGCCGTCACATCGAGATTCACTTGTCGCGCGGTCCCGCGCAAGCGACGGTGCAATGGCCCGTGAGTGAAGCGGGCGCATGTGTGGCGTGGCTACGCGAGTGGCTGCGGTGATCCGTGTCGATGCGATCTGGCTGGCCACCGAGCCGCTGGACATGCGCGCCGGCACCGAGACGGCACTGGCCCGGGTGGTGGCCGTGTTCGGTTCGGCCCGTCCGCACCACGCCTATTGCTTCGCAAACCGGCGCGCCAACCGCATGAAGGTGCTGGTACATGACGGGATCGGCGTGTGGCTGGCCGCGCGCCGGCTGAACCGCGGCAAGTTCGTGTGGGCCGATGCGCTGCGCGGCCCACACGTCGCGGTCGACAGTGAGCAGTGGCAGGCGCTGGTGCTGGGCCTGCCTTGGCAGCATGTGGGCGCGGCAGGCGCGATCTCGGTGTTGTAGCGCCGGACAATCCGGCAAGACGCCAATATCGCCGCTGCGAACCCTGCGGCATACTGTGGGCCATGAGTACCGCATCCCTGGATCACCTCGACGCACAGCAACTGCGCGCGTTGGCCGAACGCCTGATGGGCGAGGTGGCCGCGCGTGACGCCCAGATAGCGGCGCACGATGCGGTGGTTGCCGAGCGGGATCGCGTACTGCACTTCAAACAGACGCACATCGACCAGCTCATGCAGGAGCTGGCGCTGTACAAGCGCTGGCGTTACGGCAAGCGCAGCGAGCAACTGAACCCTGCGCAGGCAAGCCTTCTGGAAGAAACGATGGATGCCGACATGGCGGCTATCGAAGAGGAAGTCAACGCGCTGCGCGAGGCGATATCCGCCAAGCCTGCGCCGCCGCAAGCGCCGCGCCGCATGCGGTTGCCGCCCGAACTGCCGCGCACCGACATCCATCACGAACCGGCGTCCACGACGTGCCGCTGCGGCTGCGGCTTGAAGCGCATCGGCGAGGACGTCAGCGAGAAGCTGGATTACCTGCCGGGCGTCTTTACGGTCGAACGTCACATCCGCGGCAAATGGGTGTGCGAGCACTGCGAGACGCTCACGCAGGCGCCGGTCCCCGCGCAGGTCATCGACAAGGGCATCCCGACGGCGGGACTTCTGGCGCAGGTGCTGGTGGCCAAGTTCGCCGACCACCTGCCGCTATACCGCCAGGAAGGCATCTTTGCGCGCGCCGGTCTGGCGCTGCCGCGCTCGACGCTGGGCGAGTGGGTCGGCGTATGCGGGCTGCGGTTGCAGCCGCTGGTCGATGCGCTCAAGGCCGAGGTGCTGGGCAAACCCGTGCTGCATGCCGACGAGACGCCAGTGCAGATGCTCAATCCGGGCGCGGGCAAGACGCACCGGGCCTACTTGTGGGCATACACACCGACCTCGTTCGACAGCCTGCGTGCAGTGCTCTACGACTTCGCGCCAAGCCGGGCCGGTGAGCACTGCCGCACGTTCCTGCAAGATTGGCGCGGCAAACTGGTGACCGACGATTATGTGGGCTACAAGGCCGGCTTCGCTGCCGGCATCAAGGAACTTGGCTGCATGGCGCACGCCAGGCGCAAGTTCCATGACCTGCATGCGAGCCACCAGAGCCAGATCGCCGGAGAGGCACTGGATCTGTTCGGCGCGCTCTACGGCGTAGAGCGGGACGTAGCCGACCTGCCTGCCGACGAGCGCAGGCGGATACGTCAGGATCGCGCCAGGCCGATCGCCGAGACCTTGCATCGATGGCTGATCGCGCAGCGCCAGCGCGTGCCCGATGGCTCGGGTACCGCACGCGCCATCGACTACAGCCTCAAGCGCTGGGAGGCGCTCACGCGCTATCTTGATGATGGCGATGCACCGATCGACAACAACTGGGTGGAGAACCAGATCCGGCCCTGGGCGATCGGGCGCTCGAACTGGTTGTTCGCAGGCTCGCTGCGCGGCGGGCAGCGTGCGGCCGCCATTATGAGCCTGATCCAGTCGGCGCGGCTCAATGGGCACGACCCGTACGCCTATCTGAAGGACGTGCTCACGCGCCTGCCCACGCAGAAAAACAGCCAGATCGCTGAGCTGCTGCCGCATCGGTGGCAACCTGCTGCATAAGCAGAACCGTCAAGGGTGTGTTCAGCAGGCGCTTACGGAAGGATTGTAGGGGGCTTACTTCAGATGAACCGCGTTTGGAGCCCTCTTTGGCGCCTAACGTAGTCAGCTAGTGTTCCCGAGGCTCGGAACCGAGCAAGATCATGCCATCATGGCAGACAGGGGCTAAGTCAGTTCGCCAAGTATTCGTCAGTCGACTTGACTTGGCCATAGCCGAATGCGAAGGCGGCCATCATTGCGGCATGTACCTGGGTTGCGGGAACCTTCACGCCATTGAATTCCAGATCTAGCGTGGCACAAGCATCGTGGAGTACGGTGACGGGGTAACCCAAATCGGCCGCAGCGCGAACGACCGCGTCCACGCACATGTGACTCATAGCGCCGACGACAACCACTTCTTCGACCCCTCGATTGTCGAGTTGCTGCTTGAGGTCGGTTTGGCGGAACGAGTTGATATGATTCTTCACGATGACGGGCTCCCCGTCATGCGGGGCGACGGCAGACTGAATTTCCACCCCCTCAGTGCCAGGCAAAAAAAACGGCGCTTCGTTGTTTGCGAATTCATGCCGGACGTGAAAGATGGGCTCGCCGTTCGACCGTGCGTGAGCGATCACGCGTGCTGCATTTGTTGACGCCGCTTCAATGCCGGAAAGGGGCAGCTTCCCAGTAGATAGGTATTCGTTTTGCAGGTCGACAACGATTAATCCGCGCTTTGTCATGGTCGTCTCCGAAAGGTCTAGAGTGAGTCGACATGTTCGCCCAAAGCGCATATCCGAGAGTAGTGGCAGTGCCGACAAATTCCGCGGTGATACCGACATTTATCTGTGAGACGTTCACCAATTGAAGTATGGCTTGGCCCTACGACTCTCTGGATGTACCGCCCGCCCCCCCGACGTTGCCGACACTAAATCTGCGGCGATAGGCGCTCGGGGATAGCCCGGCGATACGCGCAAAAATCTTCCTAAACGCGCCAGGGTCGCTGTATCCTACTTCCCACGCTACCCGATCAATAGGCGCTGAGTCGAATTGGAGCAGTTCTTTAGCCCGTCCGACGCGTAAATGTTGACAATACTCAGTGGTCGTCATGCCGGTGGCCTTTTGAAAGCGTCGAAGCAATGTGCGCTCTTCAAGATTGGCTTGCTCGGCGAGTACTTGAAGCCTAGTCTCCTTCCCCTGAGTTGCTTGCAGCCAATGCTGCACTTTCAATACGGCGGCATCGCCATGTGAAAGTCTTGGCGAGAACACACTGTAGTAACGCTGCTCTCGACCGGGAGGGTCGACTAGCATCATGCGCGCCGTGGCAAGCATCACGGTTGGGCCCAGCAGCCTGTCTACTAGACGCAACCCTAGATCCGTCCAAGACATCAGGCCGCCGGCGGATATGACATCGCCGTCATCAATAATGAGTCGGTTAACGTCAACGTTGACGTCTGGAAAGCGACTTTTGAGCAGGTCGGCATACGTCCAATGGGTGGTCATGGGCCGGCCGGTCATCAACCCGGTCTCCGCCAATAAAAAGGCGCCGGCGCATACCGAACCGATCACGACGCCTCTGCCATGCTGTTCGCATCGCCAAGCAGTGAGCGACGAATCCGATGCTCCTCCCGTTGGCTCGGCCAAGGAGGGCGGTAGTATCAATGCTGACAAAATCGACACCCTACTGGCTCCGTTATCGAAGACACGCACCGGCGCAACTCCTGGCGCGGGTTGCTCCCAATGGGTGACTCTTAGCGGGATGTTGGATTGGGCTCCGTAGGAGGCGGCGCAAGCGTTAGCAACACAGAACAGATCTGTCAGCCCCAACACCGACGCCTGTTGGACGGCGGGATAGAGGACCACTCCTACTTCCAATTGCTTTACTGGTTCCACGTGTCGGCGCAGCCTAAATTTTGTGCTGTTCCCGTCGTCAATTATCCACTCGGTCAGCAAACAGGCGTGAGAATGAGCGCGCAGAAGCGCCACAACCACTCACTAATTGATTGTAAAGCAGAGCCCAGAACCGATTGGGTGCGGGCCTCGCCGGAAGTGGCGACCGTCCGCTGAGAAGCATGCAAACCGATGCTGCGGGTGTCGCAAGCCACATAGACGCGATCACCACTTCGTGCCAGCCCCTAAATAGCTTTAAGCGTTCACCTAGGACACCAAAACCAGATAGTTCGGTGGGGATGGTGGAAAGGGTTGTGCGCGTGGCAGAGTTTCATATCCGCTCAAAATAGATATATAGCTGTAGAACCGCTATTTTAGGCATGATACGCCACTGTGGCGACCGGCTGCCGTCCAGTTTTACTGCGTTACCGGTGGCAAAAGGGCTGCTTCGTGAGCCCTTTCTTATCTGCGTAGGCGGACTTCGACCGGTTTCGCTCAACATCGCCCCAACTCGGGACTAGGCTTAACGGAACTGGGCTCACAGGTGGGCCATCTGGTCGGGTAGCCACATAGCCAGTTGCGGGACTGCCAGAAGTAGCACGATCATCAGCAACAGCATCGCGAGGAACGGCAGCACGCCCATCACCACGTCCATGAATTTGCCCTGGCCGCGCACGCTGTGCACCACGAACAGGTTCATGCCGAAGGGGGGCGTGAGCTGGCACATTTCGCATAGCACGATCAGCATCACGCCGAACCACACCGGGTCGTAGCCCAGTGCAATGACGATGGGCACGGTGAGCGGGGCGGTGGTGACCAGCATGGCCAGCGTGTCCATGAAGCAGCCGAGCAGGATGTAGAACAGGATGATGGCCAGCATCATGCCCAGCATCATGCCCAGCGGCGGCAGGTCCAGGCTGGTCACGGCGTTCACCAGCAGAGTGGTGAGACCGATCGAGGACAGCACAAAGTTCAGGAAGAACGCGGCCAGGGTGATCAGGATGATCATGCCGGTGGTGCGCAGTGTGGCTTCGGAGGCGCGGCCCAGCATTTCCCACGTCAACACGCGCTTGTAGGCGCACAGCAGGGTGGCGGCCACCACGCCGAGCGCGGCCGATTCGCTGGCGGTGGCGACGCCGCCGTAGATAACGCCAATCACCAGCGCGAAGATCGCCAGCGGCGGCACCAGGTGCGGCAGGGCCGCGATGCGTTAGGCCCAGCTCACTGTGGGGCGTTT
The sequence above is drawn from the Achromobacter xylosoxidans genome and encodes:
- a CDS encoding cysteine hydrolase family protein, with protein sequence MTKRGLIVVDLQNEYLSTGKLPLSGIEAASTNAARVIAHARSNGEPIFHVRHEFANNEAPFFLPGTEGVEIQSAVAPHDGEPVIVKNHINSFRQTDLKQQLDNRGVEEVVVVGAMSHMCVDAVVRAAADLGYPVTVLHDACATLDLEFNGVKVPATQVHAAMMAAFAFGYGQVKSTDEYLAN
- the tnpB gene encoding IS66 family insertion sequence element accessory protein TnpB (TnpB, as the term is used for proteins encoded by IS66 family insertion elements, is considered an accessory protein, since TnpC, encoded by a neighboring gene, is a DDE family transposase.) yields the protein MATRVAAVIRVDAIWLATEPLDMRAGTETALARVVAVFGSARPHHAYCFANRRANRMKVLVHDGIGVWLAARRLNRGKFVWADALRGPHVAVDSEQWQALVLGLPWQHVGAAGAISVL
- a CDS encoding enoyl-CoA hydratase/isomerase family protein, with protein sequence MTENLRYQNYTAIEFDRPLDRVLRLTLNNPERMNSLDSRGHAELAEVWREIDTDPEVSAVIIRGAGRAFSAGGDFRMLEEINDDFKARARVWREARDLVYNIINCSKPIVSAIHGPAVGAGLVAALLADISIAAKSARIVDGHTKLGVAAGDHAAIIWPLLCGMAKAKYHLMLCEPVSGAQAEALGLVSLCVEDDALQDKALEIAGKLAAGAPGAMRWTKYALNNWLRQAGPIFDTSLALEFMGFGSPEAREGVSALQERRAPRFDLDLGV
- the tnpA gene encoding IS66-like element accessory protein TnpA, coding for MSKTELAPVPKRRSYPKALKAQIVAQCSQPETSIAGVALSHGVNANLVHKWIRQAERQAPVAPTFVPVALPAVPSSGRHIEIHLSRGPAQATVQWPVSEAGACVAWLREWLR
- a CDS encoding CoA transferase subunit A, which codes for MRKIYGDVADALDGVITNGQTIAVGGFGLCGIPSALIEGMRDSGVGNLTCISNNAGVDDFGLGLLLQSRQVKRMIASYVGENKEFERQYLSGELELEFNPQGTLAERLRAGGAGIPAFFTRTGVGTVVEEGKETRQFGGQTYIMELALRPDVSLVKAKRADRAGNLVFARTARNFNPDVAMAGAVTIAEVEELVEEGEIDPDDVHLPGIFVDRIVVVPNPEKRIERKSFRSRPQ
- a CDS encoding GlxA family transcriptional regulator gives rise to the protein MVVALLRAHSHACLLTEWIIDDGNSTKFRLRRHVEPVKQLEVGVVLYPAVQQASVLGLTDLFCVANACAASYGAQSNIPLRVTHWEQPAPGVAPVRVFDNGASRVSILSALILPPSLAEPTGGASDSSLTAWRCEQHGRGVVIGSVCAGAFLLAETGLMTGRPMTTHWTYADLLKSRFPDVNVDVNRLIIDDGDVISAGGLMSWTDLGLRLVDRLLGPTVMLATARMMLVDPPGREQRYYSVFSPRLSHGDAAVLKVQHWLQATQGKETRLQVLAEQANLEERTLLRRFQKATGMTTTEYCQHLRVGRAKELLQFDSAPIDRVAWEVGYSDPGAFRKIFARIAGLSPSAYRRRFSVGNVGGAGGTSRES
- the tnpC gene encoding IS66 family transposase; protein product: MSTASLDHLDAQQLRALAERLMGEVAARDAQIAAHDAVVAERDRVLHFKQTHIDQLMQELALYKRWRYGKRSEQLNPAQASLLEETMDADMAAIEEEVNALREAISAKPAPPQAPRRMRLPPELPRTDIHHEPASTTCRCGCGLKRIGEDVSEKLDYLPGVFTVERHIRGKWVCEHCETLTQAPVPAQVIDKGIPTAGLLAQVLVAKFADHLPLYRQEGIFARAGLALPRSTLGEWVGVCGLRLQPLVDALKAEVLGKPVLHADETPVQMLNPGAGKTHRAYLWAYTPTSFDSLRAVLYDFAPSRAGEHCRTFLQDWRGKLVTDDYVGYKAGFAAGIKELGCMAHARRKFHDLHASHQSQIAGEALDLFGALYGVERDVADLPADERRRIRQDRARPIAETLHRWLIAQRQRVPDGSGTARAIDYSLKRWEALTRYLDDGDAPIDNNWVENQIRPWAIGRSNWLFAGSLRGGQRAAAIMSLIQSARLNGHDPYAYLKDVLTRLPTQKNSQIAELLPHRWQPAA
- a CDS encoding TRAP transporter large permease subunit, with the protein product MPPLAIFALVIGVIYGGVATASESAALGVVAATLLCAYKRVLTWEMLGRASEATLRTTGMIILITLAAFFLNFVLSSIGLTTLLVNAVTSLDLPPLGMMLGMMLAIILFYILLGCFMDTLAMLVTTAPLTVPIVIALGYDPVWFGVMLIVLCEMCQLTPPFGMNLFVVHSVRGQGKFMDVVMGVLPFLAMLLLMIVLLLAVPQLAMWLPDQMAHL
- a CDS encoding CoA transferase subunit B; translation: MAWTHDQMAARAAQELHDGDYVNLGIGLPTKVVQYVPDGMQVWLQSENGLIGIGPPPYEDEIDPDLIDAAKQTVTTAPGASICSSSMSFAMIRGGHMDLTILGAMQVSAQGDLANWMIPGKMVKGMGGAMDLVGGARRVIVLMEHNTRDGAMKILDQCSLPLTGRSVVHRIISDLAVMDITDEGLVVKELAPGVTREALQEKSEPRLVFALG
- a CDS encoding LysR family transcriptional regulator, whose protein sequence is MDTHPEWNDLKVFLAVARLGTISDAGEKLGIEHSTVSRRIDRLEATLRVVLFDRRRSGYSLTDAGHALIPHAEKMESALLAAVEESLEAADFIKGNVRVGTPEAFGIHVLAPGMAQLRQKHPGLRIELMAQPQFPSLVTREVEILVTLDPPQMGRYKVAKLAQIDYFLYCSPAYRDAHPPIRELSDVAQHDFLDYIHDGSVSERYRVLEELVLEPNRCFSSNSVLAQRSAAAAGLGLVLLTPYVANVNSGDLISVFPDKPLITRSLWIAAPEDLLRIKRYQFAWRFIREQVESQPELFHPSA
- a CDS encoding gamma-glutamylcyclotransferase, coding for MWIREMVHGLYRPVWAQARLADGRRVSVIAFVAETTHPQYRATDELNAVAADVAMASGPLGSNREYLTRLDDALARWGIHDPHVSDLVQRVKVRVW